The Niastella koreensis GR20-10 genome includes a window with the following:
- a CDS encoding RNA polymerase sigma-70 factor, whose product MNDPNHIRSLQERIALYEDMQAYHELYNLFFHNLHRFCFSFVKSAEAAEEIVSDVFIKLWQIRNKLPGITNLKVYLYQIAKNFCLNYITRHFKNPVASLDEMDLETVISLDNPEELCISADLINTIQQTIRQLPPQCRLIFQMVKEDGMRYKEVADILQVSVLTVRNQVAIATQKLAATLPAYISFQYRIGSRK is encoded by the coding sequence TTGAACGATCCTAATCATATCAGATCGCTGCAGGAGCGTATAGCTTTGTATGAAGATATGCAGGCTTATCACGAGCTGTACAATCTTTTCTTTCATAACCTCCATCGTTTTTGCTTTTCATTTGTAAAGTCAGCCGAAGCAGCCGAAGAAATTGTATCTGATGTGTTCATCAAATTATGGCAGATCAGGAATAAGCTGCCCGGGATCACCAATCTGAAAGTATACCTGTACCAGATCGCAAAGAACTTTTGCCTGAATTATATTACCCGCCATTTTAAGAATCCCGTTGCCAGCCTCGATGAAATGGACCTGGAAACGGTTATCAGCCTCGATAATCCCGAAGAGCTCTGTATCTCCGCCGATCTCATCAATACCATTCAACAAACCATCAGGCAATTACCTCCGCAATGCCGCCTCATTTTTCAAATGGTAAAGGAAGATGGCATGCGCTACAAAGAAGTAGCCGACATTCTGCAGGTTTCTGTGCTCACCGTTCGCAACCAGGTGGCCATTGCTACTCAAAAGCTGGCCGCCACCCTCCCGGCTTATATTAGTTTTCAATACAGGATTGGAAGCAGGAAATAA
- a CDS encoding DoxX family protein has product MKRLLSTACSETSFNIAALVIRVTFGLLLLLNHGIDKLQNFAKYRVSIADPFHIGGMPTLMLVLFAEVFCTVFMVLGLFTRIMAIPVVINFAVIVFLVNKSYDVHHESGVLFFAAFLSVLLMGPGKYSIDGAMGK; this is encoded by the coding sequence ATGAAAAGACTATTGAGCACCGCCTGTTCTGAAACATCCTTTAACATTGCCGCACTGGTGATCCGGGTAACTTTCGGTTTACTGCTCCTTCTCAATCATGGAATTGACAAACTGCAGAATTTTGCCAAATACAGGGTTAGCATAGCCGACCCGTTCCATATTGGTGGGATGCCAACGCTGATGCTGGTTCTTTTTGCAGAAGTGTTTTGCACCGTATTTATGGTGCTGGGACTGTTCACCCGTATTATGGCCATTCCCGTTGTGATCAACTTTGCAGTAATTGTTTTCCTGGTTAATAAAAGCTATGATGTGCATCATGAATCCGGCGTTCTTTTCTTTGCCGCCTTCTTAAGTGTTTTATTAATGGGCCCCGGTAAATACAGCATCGATGGTGCTATGGGGAAATAA
- a CDS encoding CinA family nicotinamide mononucleotide deamidase-related protein: protein MERIVASIITIGDELLIGQVIDTNSAFISQELNKIGVWVKRRVAVGDSKEEIQRALDEESRDSNIIIMTGGLGPTADDITKPVLAEYFGGKLVMNEEVRKHVVYLFEQVFRRPMIERNLKQAEVPDVCTVLPNARGTAPGMWFEKAGKVFVSLPGVPHEMKGLITTEVLPRLQQRFIMPFIGHRTMLTAGVGESFLAEAIQHWEEKLPAHLKLAYLPNYGMVRLRITGWSTDKARLEEELDREFATLKKLVQEWLVIDEDASLPMALSKLLRSKNKTMATAESCTGGYIAHLITAIPGASNIYKGSIISYDNEVKINQLQVSPIILQKMGAVSEEVVTEMAAGVLAKLNTDYAVAVSGIMGPDGGSPEKPVGTVWIAAGDKHKLVTQKFQFRFDRDRNIEMTATQALNLLRKFIVENA, encoded by the coding sequence ATGGAAAGAATAGTCGCCTCCATTATAACCATTGGTGATGAATTACTGATAGGCCAGGTAATAGATACCAACAGCGCTTTTATTTCGCAGGAACTGAACAAGATTGGGGTATGGGTAAAAAGAAGAGTGGCTGTAGGTGACAGCAAAGAAGAAATTCAACGCGCCCTTGATGAGGAAAGCCGCGATAGCAATATCATAATCATGACGGGCGGACTGGGCCCCACTGCCGATGATATAACCAAACCGGTGCTGGCCGAATATTTTGGCGGCAAACTGGTAATGAATGAGGAAGTACGTAAACACGTGGTATACCTGTTTGAACAGGTATTTCGCCGTCCCATGATAGAGCGCAACCTGAAACAGGCAGAAGTGCCGGATGTTTGCACGGTGTTGCCCAACGCCCGTGGCACAGCGCCGGGCATGTGGTTTGAAAAAGCAGGCAAAGTATTTGTTTCCTTACCCGGGGTACCGCATGAAATGAAGGGACTGATCACCACCGAAGTATTGCCCCGCTTACAGCAACGTTTTATCATGCCGTTCATCGGACATAGGACCATGTTGACAGCCGGCGTGGGCGAATCGTTCCTGGCAGAGGCCATTCAACACTGGGAAGAAAAACTGCCTGCTCACCTGAAGCTCGCCTACCTGCCCAACTATGGCATGGTACGGTTGCGCATCACCGGATGGAGTACGGATAAAGCCCGGTTGGAAGAGGAGTTGGATAGGGAGTTTGCCACATTAAAGAAACTGGTACAGGAATGGCTGGTGATTGACGAGGATGCGAGCCTGCCTATGGCGCTGAGTAAACTGCTGCGCTCGAAGAACAAGACTATGGCCACGGCAGAAAGTTGTACAGGTGGGTATATTGCACACCTTATTACTGCCATCCCGGGCGCCAGCAACATATATAAAGGCAGCATAATAAGTTACGATAACGAAGTAAAGATCAACCAGCTGCAGGTATCGCCCATCATTCTTCAAAAGATGGGGGCAGTGAGTGAAGAGGTGGTGACCGAAATGGCCGCCGGCGTACTGGCAAAACTGAACACTGATTATGCCGTAGCTGTTTCAGGTATTATGGGTCCCGATGGCGGTTCGCCTGAAAAACCTGTAGGCACCGTTTGGATAGCGGCTGGCGACAAACATAAGCTGGTGACCCAGAAATTTCAGTTCCGGTTCGACAGGGACCGGAATATTGAAATGACGGCGACCCAGGCGTTGAATTTGTTGCGGAAATTTATAGTGGAGAACGCGTAA
- a CDS encoding tetratricopeptide repeat protein encodes MKQTTALITLLGLFHFSYAQQTRELTDPQATFKQAKEFYQREQYSLAYPLLKDLQSQQTSADRSSQAITYQEIKYYTIVCALKQNEEGAVVQAQKFIETEDNVARVQMMSFHLAEYYFRKDDLAAAGSLYETTSIANLSNREVADMKFHQGYVYFTLKQYDKAKPKFDVIRQDKNDPNYADANYYYGFICFYEKRYNDALTAFSVVEDHPTYGKVVPFYIAGIKYSLGQKEQALQYAEAKLKRGNLTYENQMRQMVGHAYFEKKQFDKALPYLETYVNKADSVKREDIYELSYCYYEAKNWNKAINGFKQISGKEDSLAQNAMYLLGDAYLKTGQKANARNAFLMCARNSSNAKQQEVSQYNYAKLSYELGYQDVALDELQEFLNKYPQSEYTNEAKELLVNMLASTNNYKDALTLLESVKNPSPNARKLYPVVLYGRATELINDGMLVSANDLLTKAEADANNTGVLPQIDFWKGEISYRLNKLDDAIRYYFEYLKRPISYIEINPANANYNLGYCFLKRENYNQALGFFEKVVKDPKINAGTLEQDAYVRSADCYYMNRNFKQALAMYDKVISYSWAAGDYATFQKAMITGVSNEKEKINLLATISRRYPQSNLSADANMEVANTYIAAEQFREAIPYLKNVISDPLSSLKPKAYLKMGIANYNLNNDNEALKQYTTVLQQFPNSPEADAALENARIIYVEQGKTSDYVAFARSMGKEITSNQEDELMYQQAEVQFNNGNFPVAAKKFEEYLTRFPDGKFALEALYYKSEIYNNAKDYAKAAEGYEKLSDLVPNKFGEKALLNAARLNFFELKNYEKSEKYFTKLKEFATSQENKLEAMRGLLRSQFQLQKWNDAVTNAKDLLTQKGIGSDDKVIANMAIAKSFQTSNQYDQAISYYRQVVSLNKSAYGAEARYEIANCFFVQDRLSDAEKAAFEVVNKSGSYETWVTKAYLLLGDVYLKEKDYFNAKATYQSIVDNAKLEDLRQEADRKLKIAQEEEKKNSKVGG; translated from the coding sequence ATGAAACAAACGACAGCTCTCATAACCCTTTTAGGTCTTTTTCATTTTTCCTATGCCCAGCAAACCCGTGAATTAACAGATCCCCAGGCAACTTTCAAGCAAGCTAAAGAGTTCTACCAACGGGAGCAATACAGTCTGGCATATCCACTTTTAAAAGACCTGCAATCACAACAAACATCTGCCGACCGTAGTAGCCAGGCTATTACCTATCAGGAAATAAAGTACTACACCATCGTTTGTGCGTTGAAGCAAAATGAGGAAGGCGCCGTAGTGCAGGCACAAAAATTTATTGAAACGGAAGATAATGTGGCCCGGGTGCAAATGATGAGTTTTCACCTGGCGGAATACTATTTCCGTAAAGACGACCTGGCTGCAGCCGGTTCTTTATATGAAACTACCTCCATCGCCAACCTCAGCAACCGCGAAGTGGCCGATATGAAGTTTCACCAGGGATATGTATACTTTACGTTAAAACAATATGATAAAGCCAAACCAAAGTTTGATGTCATCAGGCAGGATAAAAACGATCCCAACTATGCCGATGCCAACTACTATTACGGCTTTATTTGTTTTTACGAAAAGCGCTACAACGATGCGCTCACTGCCTTTTCGGTGGTGGAAGATCACCCCACGTATGGAAAAGTAGTGCCCTTTTACATTGCCGGTATCAAATACTCGCTGGGGCAAAAAGAACAGGCCCTGCAATATGCCGAAGCAAAATTGAAGAGAGGCAACCTCACGTATGAAAATCAGATGCGCCAGATGGTGGGGCATGCCTATTTTGAGAAAAAACAATTCGATAAAGCCCTGCCTTACCTGGAAACCTATGTGAACAAGGCCGACAGTGTAAAACGCGAAGATATTTACGAGCTCTCGTATTGTTACTATGAAGCGAAGAACTGGAATAAGGCCATAAACGGGTTCAAACAGATCAGCGGAAAAGAAGACTCCCTGGCGCAGAACGCTATGTACCTGCTGGGTGACGCCTATTTAAAAACCGGGCAAAAAGCCAATGCCCGCAACGCTTTCCTGATGTGCGCCCGCAACAGCAGCAATGCCAAACAACAGGAAGTTTCGCAATACAACTACGCCAAATTATCGTACGAGCTCGGTTATCAGGATGTGGCGCTGGACGAGTTACAGGAGTTTCTGAACAAGTATCCGCAATCGGAATACACCAACGAAGCCAAGGAGCTGCTGGTAAATATGCTGGCCAGCACCAATAACTATAAAGACGCCCTCACCTTACTGGAAAGCGTAAAGAACCCATCGCCCAATGCCCGCAAATTATACCCGGTTGTTTTATACGGCCGGGCCACTGAATTAATAAACGATGGCATGCTGGTAAGCGCCAATGACCTGCTTACTAAAGCCGAGGCCGACGCGAACAATACCGGCGTATTACCACAAATAGATTTCTGGAAAGGCGAGATCTCCTACCGCCTGAACAAGCTGGATGATGCCATTCGCTACTATTTTGAATACCTGAAACGTCCCATTTCATATATAGAAATAAACCCGGCCAATGCCAATTACAACCTGGGGTATTGCTTTTTGAAAAGAGAGAACTATAACCAGGCGCTGGGATTTTTTGAGAAAGTGGTGAAAGACCCGAAGATCAATGCCGGTACGCTGGAGCAGGATGCTTATGTACGCAGCGCGGATTGTTATTATATGAACCGCAATTTCAAACAGGCGCTGGCCATGTACGACAAAGTGATCAGTTACAGCTGGGCGGCAGGCGACTATGCTACCTTTCAAAAAGCCATGATCACCGGGGTGAGCAATGAAAAAGAAAAGATCAACCTGCTGGCTACCATCAGCCGTCGTTACCCGCAATCGAATTTATCGGCCGATGCCAATATGGAAGTGGCTAATACCTATATCGCGGCTGAACAGTTCCGCGAAGCCATTCCTTACTTAAAGAATGTGATCAGCGACCCGCTTTCATCCCTGAAGCCAAAGGCATATTTGAAAATGGGGATCGCTAATTACAACCTGAATAACGATAATGAAGCGCTAAAACAATACACTACCGTACTGCAGCAGTTTCCCAATTCACCGGAAGCGGATGCTGCCCTGGAGAATGCGCGGATCATTTATGTAGAACAGGGCAAAACAAGTGATTACGTAGCCTTTGCCCGCTCAATGGGTAAGGAAATTACCAGCAACCAGGAAGATGAACTGATGTACCAGCAGGCCGAAGTGCAATTCAACAATGGCAACTTCCCCGTGGCAGCCAAGAAATTTGAGGAATATCTTACCCGTTTTCCCGATGGCAAGTTTGCCCTGGAAGCTTTGTACTACAAGAGCGAAATTTATAATAACGCAAAAGATTATGCAAAAGCCGCCGAAGGGTATGAGAAATTGTCAGACCTGGTGCCCAATAAATTTGGGGAGAAAGCTTTGCTGAATGCGGCGCGCCTGAACTTTTTTGAACTGAAGAATTATGAGAAGTCGGAGAAATATTTTACCAAACTGAAAGAGTTTGCCACCTCACAGGAGAACAAACTGGAAGCTATGCGTGGCCTGCTGCGCAGCCAGTTCCAGCTTCAAAAATGGAATGACGCCGTTACCAATGCCAAAGACCTGTTAACGCAGAAAGGCATCGGGTCCGACGATAAAGTGATTGCAAATATGGCCATCGCCAAATCATTCCAAACATCCAATCAATACGATCAGGCCATCAGTTATTACCGCCAGGTTGTATCGTTGAACAAATCGGCCTATGGGGCAGAAGCGCGGTATGAAATTGCCAATTGTTTCTTTGTGCAGGACCGACTGAGCGATGCCGAGAAAGCGGCGTTTGAAGTGGTGAACAAATCAGGTTCCTACGAAACCTGGGTAACCAAAGCCTATTTGTTACTGGGCGATGTGTACCTGAAGGAAAAAGATTATTTCAATGCCAAGGCCACGTACCAAAGTATTGTAGATAATGCCAAGCTCGAAGACCTGCGGCAGGAAGCGGATCGGAAGCTTAAAATAGCGCAGGAGGAAGAGAAGAAGAATAGTAAGGTGGGTGGCTAG
- a CDS encoding acyl-CoA thioesterase, whose translation MFISETQIRVRYAETDQMNVVYYGNYAQYFEVGRAESIRQLGFTYKDMEAMGVIMPVVEMHCRYLRTAHYDDLLTIRTTLKELPTDHKIEFHSEVFNENRKLLTVGRVVLFFVTAREMQKTTMPVELYDKLKLFFSL comes from the coding sequence ATGTTTATATCCGAGACGCAGATCCGTGTTCGTTATGCCGAAACCGACCAGATGAATGTCGTGTACTATGGTAATTATGCCCAGTACTTTGAAGTCGGCCGCGCAGAATCTATTCGCCAGTTGGGTTTTACCTATAAGGATATGGAAGCGATGGGCGTAATTATGCCGGTGGTGGAAATGCATTGCCGCTACCTGCGTACCGCTCATTATGACGATCTGCTGACAATCAGGACTACCCTGAAAGAATTACCCACCGATCATAAAATTGAATTTCACTCGGAGGTGTTCAATGAGAACAGGAAATTGTTAACTGTAGGGCGGGTGGTGCTGTTTTTTGTGACCGCCAGGGAAATGCAGAAGACGACCATGCCGGTTGAATTGTATGATAAATTGAAACTATTCTTTAGTTTGTAG
- a CDS encoding class I SAM-dependent methyltransferase — translation MSSPIHYTNCPACGSSDIKRVLAAKDHTVSHKTFEIWECSRCTLRFTQDVPQQDDIAAYYQSEDYISHSNTSKGLVNRLYLSVRERSLKNKRKLVQSYTNAESMPRLLDVGCGIGSFMDHMRQHGWVVEGVEPSEVARQNAVKQYGLHVYPPDKFFDPALGNFDIITMWHVLEHVHLLNEYMYRLKELLRPQGALFIAVPNYTSLDASKYGENWAAWDVPRHLYHFSPESMRQLVEKHGLTLRSVKPMWFDSFYVSMLSEKYKTGRQSVLKGGIMGGISNLNTLFHKEQCSSLIYVIGK, via the coding sequence ATGTCGTCACCTATACACTATACTAACTGCCCTGCCTGCGGTTCGTCTGACATAAAGCGCGTATTGGCAGCGAAAGACCATACCGTATCGCATAAAACGTTTGAGATCTGGGAATGCAGCCGTTGTACTTTGCGTTTTACGCAGGACGTACCCCAACAGGATGATATAGCCGCATATTATCAATCGGAAGACTATATTTCACACAGTAATACCAGCAAAGGACTGGTGAACAGGTTATACCTCAGTGTGCGCGAACGTAGTTTGAAAAATAAAAGGAAACTGGTACAATCCTATACCAACGCCGAAAGCATGCCCCGCCTGCTGGACGTTGGTTGTGGTATAGGTTCTTTTATGGACCATATGCGGCAGCATGGCTGGGTGGTAGAAGGAGTTGAACCCAGTGAAGTGGCCCGGCAAAATGCCGTTAAGCAGTATGGCTTGCACGTATATCCCCCCGATAAATTCTTCGATCCTGCTTTAGGCAATTTTGATATTATTACCATGTGGCATGTGCTGGAGCATGTGCACCTGTTGAATGAATATATGTACCGGCTGAAGGAATTGCTGCGTCCACAGGGCGCGCTCTTCATCGCCGTTCCCAACTATACCAGCCTCGACGCTTCCAAATATGGTGAGAATTGGGCCGCCTGGGATGTGCCCCGTCACCTGTATCATTTCTCACCGGAATCTATGCGGCAGTTGGTCGAAAAACATGGCCTCACATTACGTTCGGTAAAACCCATGTGGTTCGATAGTTTTTATGTAAGCATGCTGAGCGAGAAATACAAAACCGGAAGACAAAGCGTGCTTAAAGGCGGTATTATGGGTGGAATCTCCAATCTTAACACCCTCTTCCATAAAGAACAGTGCAGTTCGCTGATCTATGTGATCGGTAAATAA
- the dacB gene encoding D-alanyl-D-alanine carboxypeptidase/D-alanyl-D-alanine endopeptidase → MKKLLLLIFITTLVSTGKAQTIQVKLANAVKQFEADGQMQHGIISLYVIDAKTGKPVYEHNEQIGLAAASTQKLFTSAASFDLLGSTYRYKTIVGYNGKIEDGVLTGNLHINGYGDPTFGSWRWNDTKEDVVLKKIAGALEKAAIKRISGNILLNDSAFSLQPLPGGWIWDDIGNYYGAGSWALNWHENQYDLYLKPGKKEGDITSIVKTEPPFQAAELVNQIKTGGKGSGDNGYIYLPPYSLNGFTDGSIPQGSESFAISGAVPNGPLFFLAELQEFLQQQKIAVTGNYRTYVQNASKEKWPAMQQELITLLSPPMDSINYWFLRKSINLYGEVLIKTMAREKNGVGTTDAGVELVRNFWSERGIDKGAIHMIDGSGLSPQNRVTTAAEVKVLEYAKTRPWYPAFYNALPEYNGMKMKSGSIGGARAFAGYHTAKDGKQYIFSIIVNNYDGSPVEIVKKMYGVLDVLK, encoded by the coding sequence ATGAAAAAACTCCTGCTGCTCATTTTTATAACAACGCTTGTCAGTACAGGTAAAGCGCAAACCATACAGGTAAAACTGGCGAATGCAGTAAAGCAGTTTGAAGCAGATGGCCAGATGCAGCATGGCATTATCAGTTTATATGTAATTGATGCAAAAACCGGGAAACCCGTATACGAGCACAATGAGCAGATAGGACTGGCAGCCGCCAGTACGCAGAAACTGTTTACCAGTGCCGCTTCGTTTGACCTGCTGGGCAGCACTTACCGGTACAAAACCATTGTGGGGTATAATGGAAAAATTGAAGATGGCGTGCTTACCGGCAACCTGCATATTAACGGCTATGGCGACCCTACATTCGGCAGCTGGCGCTGGAACGATACTAAGGAAGATGTAGTGTTAAAAAAGATAGCCGGGGCATTGGAAAAGGCGGCCATCAAAAGAATTTCGGGAAATATTTTGCTCAATGATTCTGCTTTTTCCCTGCAACCGCTGCCAGGCGGCTGGATCTGGGACGACATTGGTAATTATTACGGGGCAGGCAGCTGGGCCCTCAACTGGCACGAAAACCAATACGATCTGTACCTGAAGCCGGGAAAAAAAGAAGGTGACATTACCAGTATTGTAAAAACAGAACCTCCTTTTCAGGCAGCGGAGCTTGTTAACCAGATAAAAACGGGGGGCAAGGGTAGTGGAGATAACGGCTATATTTATTTACCGCCCTATTCGTTGAATGGATTTACGGATGGTTCTATTCCCCAGGGGAGCGAATCCTTTGCTATTTCCGGTGCCGTTCCAAATGGACCATTATTCTTTTTAGCCGAATTGCAGGAGTTCTTACAACAACAGAAAATTGCAGTAACCGGTAATTACAGGACCTACGTTCAAAATGCCAGTAAAGAAAAATGGCCGGCCATGCAACAGGAATTAATTACGCTTTTGTCGCCACCGATGGACAGCATCAATTACTGGTTCCTGCGCAAAAGCATTAACCTGTATGGCGAAGTGCTGATAAAAACCATGGCGCGGGAAAAAAACGGTGTAGGTACTACCGATGCTGGCGTTGAACTGGTACGTAATTTCTGGAGTGAGCGGGGAATTGATAAAGGCGCCATACATATGATCGATGGCAGCGGATTATCGCCCCAGAACAGGGTAACAACGGCGGCCGAAGTAAAAGTGCTGGAATATGCCAAAACCCGGCCCTGGTACCCCGCATTTTACAATGCCCTGCCCGAATACAATGGTATGAAAATGAAAAGCGGGTCCATTGGCGGCGCGCGCGCCTTTGCCGGTTATCATACGGCCAAAGACGGCAAACAATACATTTTTTCCATCATCGTAAATAACTACGATGGCTCACCGGTAGAGATCGTAAAGAAGATGTATGGGGTGCTGGATGTGTTAAAGTAG
- a CDS encoding glutaminyl-peptide cyclotransferase, which yields MKKVLFAAIVILTALAACNDHTDAGTNNTGETNNNANAAPPVIQYAVVNKYPHDTAYFTEGLEFHNGQLFESSGGNADESPYPSELGIADLKTGKVTSKVKLDKTKYFGEGITFFGDKLYHLTWTSGTGFVYDANTFKLIKEFKIPAKEGWGLTHDSTHLIMSDGSSNLYYLTPDSLKIANILRVTDNNGPITNINELEYVNGFIYANQWETNYILKIDPGTGSVVGKINLENLQKEAASLRPGADVLNGIAYNKETNQFLVTGKRWPFLYEIKVQ from the coding sequence ATGAAGAAAGTACTTTTTGCAGCTATCGTTATACTGACCGCCCTGGCTGCCTGTAATGATCATACCGATGCAGGCACTAATAATACCGGGGAAACCAATAATAACGCCAATGCAGCCCCTCCGGTCATTCAATATGCGGTAGTTAACAAATACCCTCATGACACTGCCTATTTTACCGAAGGCCTGGAGTTCCATAATGGCCAGTTGTTCGAGAGTTCGGGCGGCAATGCCGATGAAAGCCCCTACCCCTCCGAACTGGGCATAGCCGATCTGAAAACCGGTAAGGTCACTTCCAAAGTTAAACTGGATAAAACCAAGTATTTCGGCGAAGGCATTACCTTTTTTGGAGATAAACTGTACCACCTCACCTGGACCAGCGGTACCGGCTTTGTATACGACGCCAATACGTTCAAACTCATAAAAGAATTCAAGATCCCTGCCAAGGAAGGCTGGGGACTTACCCACGACAGTACCCACCTGATCATGAGCGACGGCAGCAGCAACCTGTATTATCTTACCCCCGACTCGTTAAAAATAGCCAACATTCTGCGGGTAACCGATAACAACGGCCCCATTACCAATATAAACGAGCTGGAGTATGTAAACGGGTTTATTTACGCCAACCAGTGGGAAACGAATTACATCCTCAAAATTGACCCCGGCACAGGCAGTGTAGTAGGAAAGATCAACCTGGAAAACCTGCAGAAAGAAGCGGCCTCGCTGCGTCCAGGCGCCGATGTACTGAACGGCATTGCCTATAACAAAGAGACCAACCAATTTTTGGTTACAGGTAAAAGATGGCCGTTCCTTTATGAAATAAAAGTGCAGTAA
- a CDS encoding dihydrolipoamide acetyltransferase family protein: MALVDLVMPKMGESITEATILKWFKNPGETVKMDEAVLEIATDKVDSEVPSVAEGVIEETFFKVNDVVPVGTVLARIRSNAAEPATTNTPVVTSPAVEIAVNRAVPDEVYHQPVATDSFTHQPAAQNGARFYSPLVLNIATSEGVPFSELENIPGSGTDGRVTKKDILQYVANKKAGKPGISTAHTVTATPVHKQEDTTPTILPQVRQVEPQPQQHIQSYSGNVEIVELDRMRKMISEHMIRSQDTSAHVTSFTECDVTNLVHWRDKVKKQFEKQEGEKLTFTPLFIEAIIRCIKKYPWLNSSVDGDKLIVKKDINIGMAAALPTGNLIVPVIRNADQLNLVGLTRQVNSLANAARNNKLKPDDTQGGTFTITNVGTFGSLMGTPIINQPQVAILATGAIKKRPVVIETEQGDFIAIRNMMYLSLSYDHRVIDGALGSTFLGAVAKELENFSADRTI, encoded by the coding sequence ATGGCTCTAGTTGACCTGGTGATGCCTAAAATGGGTGAAAGTATTACAGAAGCCACTATTTTAAAGTGGTTTAAAAACCCCGGTGAAACGGTGAAGATGGATGAGGCAGTACTTGAAATTGCCACTGATAAGGTGGACAGTGAAGTACCTTCTGTGGCCGAGGGTGTAATAGAAGAAACCTTTTTCAAAGTAAACGATGTGGTGCCTGTTGGTACCGTGCTGGCCCGCATCAGGTCAAATGCTGCAGAACCTGCCACAACAAATACGCCGGTGGTTACCAGTCCGGCGGTTGAAATAGCCGTGAACCGCGCTGTACCGGATGAGGTGTATCACCAACCGGTAGCCACTGACTCGTTTACACACCAGCCTGCTGCCCAGAACGGCGCCCGTTTTTACTCGCCCCTGGTGCTGAACATTGCTACCAGCGAAGGCGTTCCCTTCAGCGAACTGGAAAATATTCCCGGTTCAGGAACCGATGGGCGTGTTACCAAAAAAGACATTCTGCAGTATGTAGCCAATAAGAAAGCCGGCAAACCAGGCATTTCCACCGCACATACCGTTACTGCCACGCCTGTTCACAAACAGGAAGACACCACGCCTACTATACTTCCTCAGGTTAGACAGGTTGAACCACAGCCTCAGCAACATATTCAATCGTACAGCGGTAATGTTGAGATCGTTGAACTGGACCGCATGCGTAAAATGATCTCTGAGCACATGATCCGCAGCCAGGATACCAGCGCACACGTAACCAGCTTTACTGAGTGCGATGTAACCAACCTGGTGCACTGGCGCGATAAGGTTAAAAAACAGTTTGAAAAACAGGAAGGCGAAAAACTCACCTTTACGCCGTTGTTCATTGAAGCCATTATTCGCTGTATTAAAAAATATCCATGGCTCAACAGCAGTGTGGATGGTGATAAACTGATCGTAAAGAAAGATATCAATATAGGCATGGCCGCCGCCCTGCCCACCGGTAACCTGATCGTTCCGGTTATCCGCAACGCCGACCAGCTGAACCTGGTTGGATTGACCCGCCAGGTGAATTCACTGGCGAATGCGGCCCGCAACAACAAATTAAAACCCGATGATACCCAGGGTGGCACCTTTACGATAACCAATGTAGGTACGTTTGGCAGCTTAATGGGTACGCCCATCATCAACCAACCCCAGGTAGCTATTCTGGCAACCGGTGCTATCAAAAAAAGACCGGTGGTAATTGAAACCGAACAGGGTGACTTTATTGCCATCCGCAACATGATGTACCTGTCGCTGTCGTACGATCACCGCGTAATCGATGGTGCCCTGGGTTCTACCTTCCTGGGTGCAGTAGCCAAGGAGCTGGAGAACTTTTCTGCGGACAGAACAATATAA